One Pseudomonadota bacterium genomic region harbors:
- a CDS encoding DUF1330 domain-containing protein, which translates to MSVYLIIDSKVKDREKYQQYIDKVSPIVKKYCGRYHVRGEKIRSLGAWKPDRIIIIEFPTEDHIRRWLASPEYEAIAALREEGAETQAILVDGYINE; encoded by the coding sequence ATGTCAGTATACTTGATTATCGATTCCAAAGTAAAAGACCGTGAGAAATACCAGCAATATATTGATAAAGTCTCCCCTATTGTTAAAAAATACTGCGGTCGCTACCATGTTCGCGGGGAGAAAATCAGGTCCCTTGGAGCCTGGAAACCGGACAGAATAATCATTATTGAGTTCCCTACAGAAGACCATATCCGGAGATGGCTGGCATCACCGGAATATGAGGCCATTGCAGCCTTGCGGGAAGAAGGTGCCGAGACTCAAGCCATTCTCGTAGATGGATATATAAATGAATGA